In Fusarium musae strain F31 chromosome 7, whole genome shotgun sequence, a single window of DNA contains:
- a CDS encoding hypothetical protein (EggNog:ENOG41) produces the protein MSSIPAPRIRRTAQNTQFTYNLSRRVNDVQTYPVYSPQGATILIHGHENGVTIAWRGGKRFKAAKKAPPQPEKQNGNTDDSIMIIDSDDDEPPAKSKTASHYEDKPQFEDEIEDTPFPEIFQTLDLALGTAVLKVAVMPMTPTSADDAAWGGAKVLTEKMVFAVSCVTNDIYVITLPLTPPSPESKARAELRSDLLAGEAGSGVWGESLILLGGQNRHSEGIAINLIMPSVTERPGTKPRAVVASHCREASGVLRLWDVPLDASDKPASPVESFQTEYLPNPLTSISFNSTHTTQLLAVSAFQGVRIYDFARPSFIATDATGPFPPQGSWLLSMYQPFSRPSSTRKPIIDAAWVAHGRAILVLLADGMWGIWDVDGASPTAPGAIISNKLQPGVKGAALTTFSVSGYVEGTSSLRSVTTQNKEHSTGDFAPMTPHTRRQATASLSSAITLDRLATIRGGIKVLSLPSSGSAIQDETVVLWVGGLEHVCVIPGVMRFWDSQLRRAAGTRGDIFSGAQPVKMIKLMDLATGLLGERCCGVGLLIEPDHSIIAQDGGLPADVIVLGESRIVVVREGDDGPGKIVGAAANSRKRRLFSKGDKSDAIIVHGRENRPAKSLFNLSTVKPGTLRLRSASGNFDEDADTTLQPPRRTVGFDFMDTLEAAADDTQDFTRRNVEFEMLDIMEIDKTLDSMNGQRRT, from the exons ATGAGCTCTATCCCAGCTCCTCGAATTCGTCGCACGGCGCAAAACACACAATTCAC atataacCTTTCGCGACGGGTGAACGATGTTCAAACCTATCCGGTTTACTCCCCACAAGGAGCGACCATCCTGATACACGGTCACGAGAACGGTGTGACGATCGCATGGCGAGGAGGCAAGCGATTCAAGGCTGCGAAGAAGGCCCCGCCTCAACCCGAAAAGCAGAATGGAAACACAGACGACTCCATTATGATCATCGATTCGGATGACGACGAACCACcagccaagtccaagacaGCATCGCACTACGAAGACAAACCGCAGTTCGAAGACGAGATTGAGGATACTCCCTTCCCGGAGATCTTCCAGACACTGGACCTGGCGCTTGGAACAGCGGTCTTGAAAGTTGCGGTCATGCCTATGACCCCAACATCGGCAGATGATGCTGCCTGGGGAGGTGCCAAAGTCCTAACTGAAAAGATGGTATTTGCTGTGTCTTGCGTAACCAACGACATCTACGTCATTACACTTCCTCTTACCCCCCCGTCACCAGAGAGCAAGGCAAGAGCAGAGCTCAGGAGCGATCTGCTGGCAGGCGAGGCTGGATCTGGAGTTTGGGGAGAGTCGCTCATCCTGCTTGGTGGCCAGAACAGACACAGCGAGGGCATTGCCATTAACCTCATCATGCCCAGTGTCACAGAGCGGCCTGGTACAAAACCCAGGGCAGTTGTTGCCTCGCACTGCAGAGAGGCTTCCGGTGTACTCCGGTTATGGGATGTACCGCTAGATGCTAGTGATAAACCTGCCAGTCCTGTCGAGTCTTTCCAGACCGAGTATTTGCCCAACCCTCTAACAAGCATATCTTTCAACTCTACGCACACGACACAGCTGCTTGCTGTCTCGGCCTTCCAGGGCGTTCGGATCTACGACTTTGCGCGACCCTCTTTCATCGCCACAGATGCCACTGGGCCTTTCCCTCCCCAGGGCTCGTGGCTTCTCTCTATGTACCAGCCCTTTTCTCGcccttcatcaacaaggaaACCAATAATCGACGCTGCCTGGGTAGCACACGGCCGCGCCATCCTAGTCCTCCTCGCCGATGGCATGTGGGGTATCTGGGACGTTGATGGTGCCAGCCCTACTGCACCAGGCGCTATTATCTCAAATAAATTGCAACCTGGGGTCAAGGGAGCCGCCTTGACGACCTTCAGCGTTTCTGGCTACGTCGAGGGGACAAGCTCACTTAGGAGTGTGACAACCCAGAACAAGGAGCACAGCACTGGAGACTTCGCCCCTATGACACCTCACACTCGACGACAGGCTACTGCATCCCTGAGCTCTGCTATCACACTTGACCGCCTGGCTACTATCCGAGGTGGCATCAAAGTGTTGTCTCTGCCATCAAGTGGTAGCGCCATTCAAGATGAGACCGTGGTTTTGTGGGTTGGTGGCCTCGAGCATGTGTGCGTCATCCCTGGAGTCATGCGCTTCTGGGATTCTCAACTCCGAAGGGCTGCTGGAACACGCGGAGATATTTTCAGCGGAGCCCAACCGGTAAAGATGATCAAGCTCATGGATTTGGCAACTGGCCTGCTGGGCGAGAGATGTTGCGGAGTTGGCCTGCTGATTGAGCCTGATCACAGTATTATCGCACAAGATGGCGGCCTCCCTGCCGATGTTATTGTTCTCGGCGAGTCCAggattgttgttgttcgCGAAGGAGACGACGGACCCGGCAAGATTGTGGGTGCCGCGGCAAACTCACGAAAACGACGCCTGTTTTCGAAAGGAGACAAGTCAGACGCTATCATTGTGCACGGCAGGGAAAACCGACCAGCCAAGTCTTTGTTCAACCTGAGCACTGTCAAGCCGGGTACTTTACGACTTAGATCTGCGTCTGGAAATTTCGATGAAGACGCAGACACCACCCTGCAGCCACCGCGCCGAACGGTCGGCTTTGACTTTATGGACACActtgaagcagcagcagacgaCACGCAAGACTTTACGAGACGGAACGTGGAGTTTGAGATGCTGGATATCATGGAGATTGACAAGACGCTTGACAGCATGAATGGCCAAAGAAGGACATGA
- a CDS encoding hypothetical protein (EggNog:ENOG41), with translation MPRRRKPPRAGALAELAPLKIAGQIATLQAIYYFAALVLIVFTALVSGSGFSWTLVFGWEGLRGDTTHGWLMAFVFLLDGGLIIPIAIVALIARSKLVPDFALTVHFLNLVFVSLYSGHIPRHGAWWFTMFVSSGLCIGVGTWGCQYRELQPVFFGGRPILPATGAEGAAPQPPPVDEEMGIAARGRGPDGGGEYEMAPMQPVR, from the exons ATGCCTCGACGTCGTAAACCTCCGCGCGCAGGCGCCCTCGCTGAACTTGCGCCCCTAAAGATCGCTGGCCAGATCGCGACGCTACAGGCGATATACTACTTCGCTGCACTCGTTCTGATCGTCTTTACGGCGCTTGTCTCTGGCTCTGGGTTTAGCTGGACGCTTGTATTTGGATGGGAGGGGCTGAGAGGAGATACCACACATGGATGGCTCATGGCATTTGTGTTCCTGTTGGACGGCGGGCTGATTAT TCCTATCGCAATAGTCGCCCTCATCGCTCGCTCCAAACTCGTACCCGATTTCGCATTGACCGTCCACTTTCTCAACCTCGTATTCGTATCCCTTTACAGCGGCCACATCCCCCGCCACGGAGCCTGGTGGTTCACCATGTTTGTCTCATCTGGGCTATGTATTGGTGTCGGAACTTGGGGCTGTCAGTATCGCGAGCTGCAGCCTGTCTTCTTCGGCGGTCGTCCCATTCTCCCAGCTACAGGGGCCGAAGGTGCAGCGCCGCAGCCTCCTCctgttgatgaggagatgggtATCGCTGCGAGAGGAAGGGGGCCGGATGGTGGTGGAGAGTATGAGATGGCGCCTATGCAGCCTGTAAGATGA
- the FEN1 gene encoding Elongation of fatty acids protein 2 (EggNog:ENOG41~BUSCO:EOG092634B1) yields the protein MGIKQLFSIIKEEAPDSIKEGEIKNQFGRKVAIDASMSIYSFLIAVRSEGQQLMNESGETTSHLMGMFYRTLRMVDNGIKPLYVFDGAPPKLKSGELAKRFQRKQEATEGLEEAKETGTAEDIEKFSRRTVRVTREHNAECQRLLKLMGIPYIIAPTEAEAQCAVLAQAGKVYAAASEDMDTLCFNAPILLRHLTFSEQRKEPIQEIHLEKVLEGLNMERKQFVDLCILLGCDYLDPIPKVGPSTALKLIREHGSLEKVVEAMEKDPKKKYTIPEDWPYKDARDLFFEPDVRQADHPDCDFKWDKPDMEGLVQFLVTEKGFSEDRVRSGGARLEKNLKSSQQARLEGFFKPVPKTDAEKAAHKRKLDEKNEEKRKKAKQEKKDKAASKAKPRGTK from the exons ATGGGTATTAAGCAACTCTTTTCGATCATCAAGGAGGAAGCTCCAGATTCGATCAAGGAGggcgagatcaagaaccAGTTCGGCCGCAAGGTCGCCATT GATGCTTCAATGAGTATCTACAGTTTCCTCATCGCCGTACGATCCGAAGGCCAGCAGCTCATGAACGAGAGCGGCGAGACAACATCACATCTCATGGGCATGTTCTACCGTACTCTGCGCATGGTCGACAACGGAATCAAGCCCCTCTACGTTTTCGACGGTGCACCGCCCAAACTCAAGTCTGGCGAGTTGGCCAAGCGTTTCCAACGCAAACAGGAAGCTACCGAAGGccttgaggaggccaaggagactgGTACAGCTGAAGACATCGAGAAGTTCTCGCGGCGAACTGTCCGCGTCACTCGAGAGCACAATGCCGAATGCCAGCGACTGCTCAAGCTCATGGGCATTCCTTACATCATCGCGCCtactgaggctgaggcccAGTGTGCTGTCTTGGCCCAGGCTGGCAAGGTGTATGCCGCCGCCAGTGAAGATATGGACACTCTTTGCTTCAACGCACCCATTTTGCTGCGTCATCTTACCTTCAGCGAACAGCGCAAAGAGCCTATTCAGGAGATTCACCTAGAGAAGGTCCTCGAGGGCCTTAACATGGAGAGGAAGCAG TTTGTGGATCTTTGTATCCTGCTCGGATGTGATTACCTTGACCCAATTCCCAAGGTCGGCCCCAGCACTGCCCTGAAGCTGATCCGTGAGCATGGGTCATTGGAGAAGGTTGTCGAGGCGATGGAGAAAGATCCCAAGAAGAAGTACACTATTCCTGAGGACTGGCCTTATAAGGATGCTCGAGATCTATTTTTCGAGCCTGATGTGCGACAAGCCGACCACCCTGACTGCGATTTCAAGTGGGACAAGCCCGACATGGAAGGCCTTGTTCAGTTCCTCGTCACGGAGAAGGGATTCTCGGAGGATCGTGTTCGCAGTGGAGGTGCCCGACTGGAGAAGAATCTGAAGAGCTCTCAACAAGCTCGACTGGAAGGTTTCTTCAAGCCTGTTCCCAAGAcagatgctgagaaggcagCACACAAGCGAAagctggatgagaagaatgaagagaagcgaaagaaggctaagcaggagaagaaggacaaggctgCTTCTAAAGCCAAGCCTCGAGGTACCAAGTGA
- a CDS encoding hypothetical protein (EggNog:ENOG41~BUSCO:EOG09260MBW) yields MFTFCPLQGALSDSPASQSLLELDGGVKVLVDLGWDETFDVEKLKEIEKQVTTLSLILVTHATASHLAAYAHCCKNIPQFTRIPVYATRPVIDLGRTLIQDLYTSSPAAATTIPQSSLTESAYSLTQTATTAQNLLLQSPTNEEIARYFSLIQPLKYSQPHQPLPSPFSPPLNGLTITAYNSGHTLGGTIWHIQHGLESIVYAVDWNQARENVFAGAAWLGGAGGGGAEVIEQLRKPTALICSSRGADRTAQTGGRAKRDEQLVDTIKACVTRGGTVLIPVDSSARVLELSYLLEHAWRTDAASDNGVLKTAKLYLAGRNMSSTMRYARSMLEWMDDSIVQEFEAFAEGQRKVNGANDKKEGGPFDFKYLRLLERKAQIARLLSQNPDNVSTEGRVILASDSSIEWGFSKDLIKGLARDSRNLVILTDKPGLSKTDKPSIARTLWDWWKERKDGVSVEQTANGENLEFVYAGGRELEIREAQRHALEGDELALYQQWLATQRQLQATQQSGGAAGLEATADVVDDASSESSSDSEDEDGEQQGKALNVSTAIAQAGRKNIVLKDEDLGINVLIKKKGVYDFDSRGKKGRERTFPIAIRRKRQDDFGELIRPEDYLRAEEKEEEGQDNTSMEAADDKLGKKRRWDDFAKTVAGAKRQQGMRAGSADGEEAAAGDHDGFVPDELDSVEDIEIEEPTGPCKLTYQTETVQTNMRIAFVDFSGLHDKRSLNMLIPLIQPRKLILVGGERDETLSLAEDCRRALGGDNGNADTGSKRSVDVYTPEVGVVVDASVDTNAWVVKLADPLVRKIKWQNVRGLGIVTITGQLLATHLNEAAAADEDAANKRQKTEEASSTTLTNMAADIPSATPVLDVLPANLISAVRSAAQPLHVGDLRLADLRRAMQSAGHAAEFRGEGTLVVDGTVAVRKTSAGRVEVESVGMPTARRSTFYEVRKMIYDNLAVVAGA; encoded by the exons ATGTTCACCTTTTGCCCGCTCCAGGGCGCCCTTTCAGACTCGCCCGCTTCGCAATCGCTGCTTGAGCTCGATGGAGGAGTCAAGGTGCTGGTAGATCTAGGATGGGACGAGACCTTTGATGTTGAAAAGCTcaaagagattgagaa ACAAGTAACAACTCTCTCGCTCATTCTCGTTACACATGCGACAGCTTCGCATCTTGCTGCCTACGCCCATTGCTGCAAGAACATTCCACAGTTCACGCGCATTCCCGTGTATGCGACACGGCCAGTCATTGACCTTGGTCGCACCCTCATCCAAGACCTCTACACATCGAGTCCAGCCGCGGCGACAACAATTCCTCAGAGTTCGCTTACCGAGAGTGCATACTCGCTAACACAGACTGCGACGACTGCGCAGAACCTACTACTACAATCTCCTACGAACGAAGAGATTGCACGATACTTCTCCCTTATCCAACCGTTGAAATATTCACAACCGCATCAACCTCTCCCCTCGCCATTCTCACCGCCTCTTAATGGCTTGACTATCACCGCCTACAACTCTGGACATACCCTCGGAGGTACGATATGGCACATTCAGCACGGCCTAGAATCTATTGTGTATGCTGTGGACTGGAACCAGGCACGCGAAAATGTCTTTGCTGGAGCAGCTTGGCTGGGAGGTGCTGGAGGCGGTGGCGCTGAGGTCATTGAGCAACTGCGGAAACCAACTGCACTGATCTGCAGCAGTCGTGGCGCAGACCGAACTGCCCAGACTGGAGGTCGCGCAAAGCGAGACGAGCAGCTGGTCGACACTATCAAGGCTTGCGTGACACGGGGGGGAACTGTTCTTATCCCTGTGGATTCGAGTGCTCGAGTCCTAGAACTCTCATACCTCCTGGAACATGCCTGGAGGACCGATGCTGCTTCTGATAATGGCGTCCTCAAGACAGCCAAGCTATACTTGGCTGGACGCAATATGTCAAGCACAATGCGATACGCCCGAAGTATGCTCGAGTGGATGGACGATAGCATCGTTCAAGAGTTCGAGGCCTTTGCTGAAGGTCAACGAAAGGTCAACGGTGCAAACGATAAGAAGGAAGGTGGACCATTTGACTTTAAATATCTACGACTACTCGAGCGCAAAGCCCAGATCGCACGACTTTTAAGTCAGAACCCCGACAATGTATCGACAGAAGGCCGTGTTATTCTGGCCAGTGATAGCAGTATCGAGTGGGGTTTCTCAAAGGATTTGATCAAGGGATTGGCACGAGACTCGAGAAACTTGGTCATTCTAACAGACAAGCCGGGTCTATCAAAGACCGACAAGCCATCTATTGCACGGACACTATGGGATTGGTGGAAGGAGCGCAAGGATGGCGTGTCGGTGGAACAAACCGCAAACGGAGAGAATCTCGAGTTTGTCTATGCTGGTGGACGGGAGTTGGAGATCCGCGAGGCCCAACGTCATGCGCTAGAAGGTGACGAATTGGCACTATATCAACAATGGCTTGCGACTCAAAGACAGCTTCAGGCTACACAGCAGAGCGGAGGTGCAGCTGGACTTGAGGCCACAGCAGATGTCGTTGACGATGCTTCATCCGAATCCTCTTCTGattcagaagatgaagatggagaacaaCAGGGCAAAGCCCTCAACGTCTCGACTGCTATCGCCCAAGCTGGCCGCAAGAATATTGTCCTTAAAGACGAGGATCTCGGTATCAACgtgctcatcaagaagaagggcgtaTATGATTTCGACTCTCGAGGGAAGAAGGGCCGAGAGAGGACGTTCCCTATCGCTATCCGAAGAAAGCGCCAAGACGACTTTGGAGAGCTCATTCGGCCCGAAGATTACCTACGTGctgaggagaaagaggaagaagggcaGGACAACACTAGCATGGAGGCTGCTGACGATAAGCTCGGCAAGAAACGAAGATGGGACGATTTTGCAAAGACTGTAGCCGGTGCCAAGCGGCAACAGGGTATGCGGGCTGGTTCTGCTGACGGAGAAGAGGCTGCAGCTGGTGACCATGATGGTTTCGTGCCTGATGAGCTCGATAGTGTCGAGGATATCGAGATCGAGGAGCCCACGGGGCCATGCAAACTCACATATCAGACCGAAACTGTCCAGACCAACATGCGCATTGCATTCGTTGACTTTAGTGGTCTGCATGACAAGCGGAGTCTTAACATGCTGATTCCCCTAATCCAACCACGAAAGCTTATTCTTGTCGGCGGTGAACGAGATGAGACACTTTCTCTGGCTGAAGACTGCCGTCGAGCACTGGGCGGAGATAATGGCAACGCGGATACAGGCAGTAAGCGTTCCGTTGACGTATATACTCCCGAGGTTGGGGTTGTCGTTGATGCCAGTGTCGATACCAACGCATGGGTTGTCAAGCTCGCTGACCCTCTTGTCAGAAAGATCAAGTGGCAAAACGTACGTGGTCTGGGCATTGTTACTATCACCGGACAGCTTCTTGCCACGCATCTCAACGAAGCCGCCGCAGCAGacgaagatgctgccaaCAAGCGCCAAAAGACAGAGGAagcctcctcaacaacactCACCAACATGGCCGCTGATATCCCCTCAGCCACACCAGTTCTCGACGTTTTACCGGCGAACCTCATCTCCGCCGTCCGCTCAGCAGCTCAGCCACTACACGTTGGCGATCTCCGACTAGCTGACCTCCGTCGTGCCATGCAATCTGCTGGACATGCAGCTGAATTCCGTGGTGAGGGCACACTAGTTGTCGACGGCACCGTGGCTGTCCGCAAGACCTCGGCAGGACGCGTCGAGGTAGAGAGTGTCGGTATGCCGACTGCACGAAGAAGCACTTTCTACGAGGTGCGCAAGATGATATACGATAACTTGGCGGTTGTGGCTGGTGCATAG
- a CDS encoding hypothetical protein (EggNog:ENOG41), whose amino-acid sequence MKTSTLMTMVLAAATNLMVHALTVSNDPVVEPVLNQMTSQGCWKSNGNLTVGYEGVKTTSGWCWGICKKSSSKVFSVQGSKCYCGDVYPKEGDQVDDDKCNWPCPGYGKAACGALKNYWSVYNSGEDLAPDNYVPPETTTSAAPSSTKAAESTTAEESSPATGTQDAATTSEAASDDKKDGPNVAAIAAGVVVGVVVIAAIGGGAIFFVRRRRNAEIEEEHRRNAAVNAFINGSKPPGSSGSISMTDSRLDPVMAHRRLSDGSIADNQDYSRRILRVTNA is encoded by the exons atgaaaaCCTCAACACTCATGACAATGGTCCTTGCGGCTGCCACTAATTTAATGGTCCATGCCTTAACAGTGAGCAACGATCCTGTCGTGGAACCTGTCCTCAACCAGATGAcctctcaaggctgctggAAGTCGAATGGCAACTTGACAGTTGGTTACGAGGGAGTGAAGACAACAAGTGGTTGGTGCTGGGGTATTTGCAAGAAGAGCAGCTCCAAAGTTTTCAGTGTTCAAGGATCCAAGTGCTACTGTGGCGACGTTTATCCTAAGGAGGGCGATCAAGTTGACGACGACAAATGCAACTGGCCATGCCCTGGCTACGGCAAAGCGGCTTGTGGTGCTTTGAAAAATTACTGGTCAGTCTACAACTCAGGCGAAGACCTTGCGCCCGACAATTATGTGCCACCAGAAACGACGACAAGTGCTGCCCCTTCCTCCACTAAGGCTGCGGAGAGTACTACTGCCGAGGAGTCTTCTCCTGCAACAGGAACTCAGGACGCCGCTACTACTTCAGAAGCCGCTTCAGATGATAAGAAGGATGGCCCCAACGTGGCCGCTATTGCCGCGGGCGTGGTTGTCGGCGTGGTTGTCATTGCTGCTATCGGAGGTGGTGCTATTTTCTTCGTTCGTCGCCGACGCAATGCTGAGATAGAGGAGGAGCACCGTCGGAACGCGGCTGTAAATGCTTTCATCAACGGCTCCAAGCCCCCCGGCAGCAGCGGTAGCATCTCTATGACTGATTCGCGCCTTGACCCAGTCATGGCTCACCGGCGACTCAGTGACGGCAGCATCGCCGATAACCAAGATTACTCTCGAAGAATTCTACGG GTCACCAACGCATGA
- a CDS encoding hypothetical protein (BUSCO:EOG09265GYD), which produces MGFWPFSSESRADAIRSGDAIPNRQERKICWAARDAYFNCLDAHNIVDATKDPSATKKACPVETADFERDCAAAWVKYFKQWRVADIQKKRRLDELRAQGAQEMTVTTSFAPEGGAGEKGKGVGDIQAMLDKKK; this is translated from the coding sequence ATGGGTTTCTGGCCATTCTCAAGCGAATCCCGCGCCGACGCCATCCGCTCCGGCGACGCGATACCAAACCGTCAAGAGCGCAAGATCTGCTGGGCCGCCCGCGATGCCTACTTCAACTGTCTAGACGCCCACAACATCGTCGACGCCACCAAGGATCCATCAGCGACAAAGAAGGCTTGTCCAGTCGAGACGGCGGACTTCGAGAGGGACTGTGCGGCTGCTTGGGTCAAGTACTTCAAGCAGTGGAGGGTTGCCGATATTCAGAAGAAGCGACGCCTGGACGAGTTGAGAGCACAGGGTGCACAGGAGATGACGGTTACGACGAGCTTTGCGCCAGAGGGCGGTGCTGgggagaagggcaagggcgTGGGCGATATTCAGGCCATgttggacaagaagaagtaa
- the DHH1 gene encoding DExD/H-box ATP-dependent RNA helicase dhh1 (EggNog:ENOG41): protein MADQLADKLKSTQLSDGAPDASDEWKKNLNLPAKDNRQQTEDVTNTKGLEFENFALKRDLLMGIFEAGFEKPSPIQEEAIPVALTGRDILARAKNGTGKTAAFVIPTLERINPKVSKIQCLILVPTRELAMQTSQVCKTLGKHLGINVMVTTGGTGLRDDIIRLQDPVHIVVGTPGRILDLAGKNVADLSECPMFIMDEADKLLSIEFTPVIEQLLQFHPKDRQVMLFSATFPLSVKDFSDKNMVSPYEINLMDELTLRGITQYYAFVEEKQKVHCLNTLFSKLQINQSIIFCNSTNRVELLAKKITELGYSCFYSHAKMQQHARNRVFHDFRNGVCRNLVCSDLLTRGIDIQAVNVVINFDFPKNAETYLHRIGRSGRYGHLGLAINLINWDDRFNLYNIERDLGTEIQPIPASIDKSLYVYENPESIPRPISNMQRGQLPAAQGQQQPQTQQPQQYQQPQQMQQAGLPQQGQGNWQSQNPQHGNPHYSNGGRGRGRGRGYRGRGGQGAGGRGRGPPRDAQS from the exons ATGGCGGATCAGCTAGCAGACAAGCTGAAATCCACCCAACTCAG TGACGGTGCTCCCGACGCGAGTGAcgagtggaagaagaacctGAACCTCCCCGCAAAGGATAACCGACAACAAACAGAG GATGTTACAAACACAAAGGGCCTCGAGTTCGAGAACTTTGCCCTCAAGCGAGATCTACTTATGGGAATTTTTGAAGCAGGATTTGAGAAGCCTTCACCAATTCAAGAGGAAGCTATACCCGTCGCATTAACTGGCCGAGATATTCTTGCACGAGCAAAGAACGGCACTGGCAAGACAGCTGCCTTTGTCATCCCTACCTTGGAACGCATCAACCCCAAGGTATCCAAGATTCAATGTCTTATCCTTGTCCCCACACGTGAGCTTGCCATGCAGACCTCACAAGTCTGCAAGACCCTCGGCAAGCACCTCGGCATTAATGTTATGGTTACGACTGGTGGTACCGGTCTTCGAGATGACATTATTCGTCTGCAGGATCCTGTCCATATTGTGGTTGGTACCCCAGGCCGAATTCTTGATCTCGCTGGCAAGAATGTTGCCGACCTTAGCGAATGCCCCATGTTCATTATGGATGAAGCCGATAAGCTTCTATCGATTGAGTTTACTCCTGTTATCGAGCAGCTCTTGCAATTTCACCCCAAGGACCGACAAGTCATGCTTTTCTCAGCCACGTTCCCTCTCTCCGTCAAGGACTTTTCCGATAAGAACATGGTCAGCCCCTATGAGATCAACCTGATGGACGAGCTCACTCTGAGGGGTATCACTCAATACTACGCctttgttgaagagaagcagaaggTCCACTGTTTAAACaccctcttctccaagctcCAAATCAACCAGTCGATTATCTTCTGTAATTCCACTAACCGAGTCGAACTTCTGGCTAAGAAGATTACCGAACTTGGATACTCCTGCTTCTACAGTCATGCTAAGATGCAGCAACATGCACGAAACCGTGTTTTCCACGACTTCCGCAACGGTGTGTGCCGAAACTTGGTCTGTTCCGATCTCCTCACCCGTGGTATCGACATCCAGGCTGTCAACGTTGTCATCAACTTTGATTTCCCCAAGAATGCCGAGACCTATCTCCATCGCATTGGTCGATCTGGTCGTTATGGCCACCTTGGTCTGGCTATCAACCTGATCAACTGGGACGACCGCTTCAACCTCTACAACATTGAGCGGGATCTTGGCACCGAGATCCAGCCCATCCCCGCCAGCATCGACAAGAGTCTCTATGTCTACGAGAACCCTGAGTCGATCCCCCGACCCATCTCCAACATGCAAAGGGGACAACTACCTGCTGCACAGGGTCAGCAGCAGCCCCAAactcaacaacctcagcaataccaacagcctcagcagatGCAGCAGGCTGGTCTGCCTCAACAAGGCCAGGGTAATTGGCAGAGCCAAAACCCTCAGCACGGCAACCCGCACTATAGCAACGGCGGGCGCGGTCGTGGACGAGGCCGCGGGTATCGTGGCCGTGGTGGCCAAGGCGCAGGCGGTCGAGGTCGCGGCCCGCCCCGCGATGCCCAATCCTAA